A genomic window from Fusarium falciforme chromosome 2, complete sequence includes:
- a CDS encoding Solute carrier family 40 protein produces MATPAGVGDQETTPLLGSSSASPPSNASSLNPSSHHGDSSSNDVSNNQDVSWTVSHSAHRLYVSHTLSTWNSRVFEFGSVLYLASIFPGTLMPLSVYALARGAAAIALSSWVGQYIDREDRLKTVRLSIVSQRLAVATSCAIFLVLSRVQSLSDGLRTGLLALLVLMACIEKLAAIMNLVSVERDWVVVVAHSDTTALRTMNSQMRRIDLICKLLGPFFIGIMDGISTETAIFVNLGMNCTSVIVEYITIARVYHQVPELQHPKTIPAIATHNDENSQQPTQGPWTLLRKAVKKSYQDLRLYFKHPVFIPSFAGALLYCTVLSFGGVMVTYLLSSGYTPTQIAVARTVSVAFEVLATWIGPWLMTKIGPVRAGLWFSSWQLGCLAIGISIFWRYTDNVLISTLGLVCGSMLSRVGLWGFDLSAQIIIQEEVEAENRGAFSAVEASWQNLFEMCSYTSTIIFSSPDQFHKPTALSVAAVFCAWALYSRFVRKRRGHLIHWPACMSPEKQQASMDALFETMPRRRREGI; encoded by the exons ATGGCCACACCCGCCGGTGTCGGCGACCAAGAAACCACACCTCTACTTGGCTCATCTTCAGCATCACCACCCAGCAACGCTTCATCATTGAacccatcatctcatcacGGCGATAGCAGTAGCAACGATGTGTCCAATAATCAGGACGTTAGCTGGACGGTCAGCCACAGCGCTCACCGGCTCTATGTCTCGCACACCCTCTCGACGTGGAACTCGCGTGTCTTTGAGTTTGGCAGCGTCCTCTATCtcgcctccatcttccccgGGACGTTGATGCCGCTTTCAGTCTACGCCTTGGCGCGCGGCGCCGCTGCAATAGCGCTGTCATCGTGGGTTGGCCAGTACATTGACCGCGAAGACCGTCTCAAGACGGTGAGGCTGTCAATTG TTTCGCAACGGCTCGCTGTCGCTACTTCGtgtgccatcttcctcgtcctgaGCAGAGTCCAGAGCCTTTCTGATGGGCTACGGACTGGCCTCTTGGCGTTGCTAGTCCTCATGGCTTGCATCGAGAAACTGGCCGCCATCATGAACCTGGTGTCAGTCGAGAGAGACTGG gtcgtcgtcgttgcaCACTCGGACACTACAGCACTTCGAA CCATGAACTCCCAGATGAGACGCATTGATCTTATTTGCAAACTTCTTGGGCCGTTCTTCATCGGTATCATGGATGGAATATCTACGGAAACGGCCATCTTTGTCAACCTGGGGATGAACTGCACCTCTGTCATTGTGGAGTACATTACTATTGCCCGA GTATACCATCAAGTACCGGAGCTACAGCATCCAAAGACGATACCCGCAATCGCAACACACAATGACGAGAATTCCCAACAGCCTACCCAAGGACCATGGACGTTATTGAGGAAGGCTGTCAAGAAGTCCTATCAAGACCTGCGCCTCTACTTCAAGCACCCAGTCTTTATCCCTTCCTTCGCAGGGGCACTTCTATACTGCACAGTCTTGTCTTTCGGCGGTGTCATGGTGACTTATCTACTATCGAGTGGCTACACTCCGACGCAAATTGCCGTTGCAAGGACAGTCTCGGTGGCATTCGAGGTCTTGGCCACCTGGATCGGACCGTGGTTGATGACCAAGATTGGCCCTGTTCGTGCCGGTCTCTGGTTTTCAAGCTGGCAGTTGGGCTGCTTGGCCATCGGtatctccatcttctggaGGTACACAGACAACGTCCTTATATCAACTCTTGGTCTTGTATGTGGCTCGATGCTTAGTCGAGTAGGACTATGGGGGTTTGATCTGTCAGCTCAGATCATAATTCAGGAG GAGGTTGAAGCAGAGAATCGGGGAGCTTTTTCTGCTGTGGAAGCTAGCTGGCAGAACCTGTTCGAAATGTGCTCGTACACGTCGACAATCATCTTCTCGTCTCCTGACCAGTTCCACAAGCCGACGGCACTCAGCGTCGCAGCAGTCTTTTGCGCCTGGGCCCTGTACAGCAGGTTTGTGAGGAAGAGACGGGGACATCTCATCCACTGGCCGGCATGCATGTCCCCAGAGAAGCAGCAAGCATCGATGGACGCCTTGTTCGAGACAATGCCGCGGAGACGACGCGAAGGGATTTGA